The following proteins come from a genomic window of Natrinema saccharevitans:
- a CDS encoding DUF7127 family protein, protein MKVPHSLENVDRDAVVRTFEYDDGSAIAVDFGTSAADISVDVVGSTAIIVAGDEQFEFELPPEATDVSARNGVLTIEE, encoded by the coding sequence GTGAAGGTTCCCCACTCCCTCGAGAACGTCGACCGAGACGCCGTCGTTCGGACGTTCGAATACGATGACGGTAGCGCCATCGCGGTCGATTTCGGCACGTCGGCCGCGGATATCTCGGTCGACGTCGTCGGGTCGACCGCGATCATCGTCGCGGGCGACGAGCAGTTCGAGTTCGAACTCCCGCCGGAAGCGACCGACGTCTCGGCCCGGAACGGGGTACTCACGATCGAAGAGTAA
- a CDS encoding DUF1684 domain-containing protein, with protein MSDSIDVDRWRTELESKRAEKDDFFADHPQSPIPPEERDDFAGLDYFEPDPDYRVTATATVHDDPEVVLMDTTAGREMRYLRVATLEFELDREDEDLEDGTFELAAYQQESPDAQPLFVPFRDKTTGQQSYDGGRYMELEPDRDLADGDEIVVDFNLAYSPFCAYSDTFDCPLPPEENWLEVAIPAGERHE; from the coding sequence ATGAGCGATTCCATCGACGTCGACCGCTGGCGCACGGAACTCGAGTCCAAACGCGCCGAGAAAGACGACTTTTTCGCCGACCATCCGCAGTCGCCGATCCCGCCCGAAGAGCGCGATGATTTCGCGGGACTGGACTACTTCGAGCCGGATCCGGACTACCGCGTGACCGCGACCGCGACGGTCCACGACGACCCCGAGGTCGTGCTGATGGACACCACGGCGGGCCGGGAGATGCGCTACCTGCGGGTCGCGACCCTCGAGTTCGAACTGGATCGCGAGGACGAGGACCTGGAGGACGGGACGTTCGAACTCGCGGCCTACCAGCAAGAGAGCCCCGACGCACAGCCGCTGTTCGTCCCGTTCCGGGACAAGACGACGGGCCAGCAGAGCTACGACGGCGGCCGCTACATGGAACTCGAGCCCGACCGGGACCTCGCGGACGGCGACGAGATCGTCGTCGACTTCAACCTCGCGTACTCGCCGTTCTGTGCCTACAGCGACACCTTCGACTGTCCGCTCCCGCCCGAGGAGAACTGGCTCGAGGTCGCGATCCCGGCCGGCGAACGCCACGAGTAG
- a CDS encoding class I SAM-dependent methyltransferase has product MSVREEFDDWAASGRDRGMEERHWHTAKHALARMPIEPGDTVLDLGCGSGYAGRALRDTKDAGRVYGLDGSPEMARNAAGYTDDPAVGYLVGDFDELPFADDSIDHVWSMEAFYYAADPHHTLEEIARILRPGGTFYCAVNYYEENVHSREWQESIAIEMTRWDRDQYREAFREAGLHVVEQDNIPDRQIEIPAAAEFPTEDWDTREAMAERYREFGTLLTVGVAP; this is encoded by the coding sequence ATGAGCGTTCGCGAGGAGTTCGACGACTGGGCAGCCAGCGGACGGGACAGAGGCATGGAGGAGCGACACTGGCACACCGCGAAACACGCGCTCGCACGGATGCCGATCGAGCCCGGCGACACCGTCCTCGACCTCGGTTGCGGGAGCGGCTACGCCGGCCGCGCCTTACGGGATACGAAGGACGCGGGACGGGTCTACGGCCTCGACGGTTCCCCCGAGATGGCACGCAACGCCGCGGGGTACACGGACGATCCGGCCGTCGGCTACCTCGTCGGGGACTTCGACGAACTGCCGTTTGCCGACGATTCGATCGACCACGTCTGGAGCATGGAGGCGTTCTATTACGCCGCCGACCCCCACCACACCCTCGAGGAAATCGCCCGCATCCTCCGGCCCGGTGGTACCTTCTACTGTGCGGTCAACTACTACGAGGAGAACGTCCACTCCCGCGAGTGGCAGGAGTCCATCGCCATCGAGATGACCCGCTGGGACCGCGACCAGTACCGCGAGGCCTTCCGGGAGGCGGGCTTGCACGTCGTCGAACAGGACAACATCCCCGACCGGCAGATCGAGATTCCGGCCGCGGCCGAGTTCCCGACCGAGGACTGGGACACCCGCGAGGCGATGGCCGAACGCTACCGCGAGTTCGGTACTCTCCTGACCGTCGGCGTTGCACCCTGA
- a CDS encoding DUF7090 family protein: MEYTLEIDGTPATIPGGTGVLLLHPSTGETDRIDTDFFKTDTDNFLVVSTRTTAREVRQKLEYYDVDEERAEILDTLSIERGYSRRSSDTVHYVAAPDDVDGIVDHIDGFLDEHDGKRRISIDSVTELAYYAGDERALEAVDRVLELLAEYDAVGLFHLAKDPHDEELVERFRNRFDGVIDLDEDGSIEAEF; this comes from the coding sequence ATGGAGTATACGCTCGAGATAGACGGGACGCCGGCGACGATACCGGGCGGCACCGGGGTACTCCTGTTGCATCCGAGTACCGGTGAGACCGACCGTATCGACACGGATTTCTTCAAGACCGATACCGACAACTTCCTCGTCGTCTCCACCCGAACCACCGCCCGCGAAGTTAGACAGAAACTCGAGTACTACGACGTCGACGAGGAACGAGCCGAGATTTTGGATACGCTGAGCATCGAACGTGGCTACTCCCGGCGCTCATCCGATACCGTCCACTACGTCGCCGCCCCCGACGACGTCGACGGCATCGTCGATCACATCGACGGCTTCCTCGACGAACACGACGGCAAACGACGCATCAGTATCGACTCCGTCACCGAACTCGCTTACTACGCCGGCGACGAACGGGCCCTCGAGGCCGTCGATCGAGTCCTCGAGTTACTCGCCGAGTACGACGCGGTCGGACTGTTCCACCTCGCCAAGGACCCCCACGACGAGGAGTTGGTCGAACGATTCCGGAACCGATTCGACGGCGTGATCGACCTCGACGAGGACGGCAGCATCGAGGCCGAGTTCTGA